A window of Rosa rugosa chromosome 7, drRosRugo1.1, whole genome shotgun sequence genomic DNA:
TGCAGAAATTTTGTTACAAAAGCTTCATAAGTTGTCAACATACTGAGATGATATATTCTGTTCTTTCATTGTATTCTCACATCAATTCAAATTCCATAAATAAGGCACACAGGGGACAGAGTACTGGACAGATGGGGACAAACTTAtcaagttgaaaaaaaaaaaaaaaaagggtattcATCTGACAAAGATGCAGTAGGGGCTAACGTTCATATTTTCAAAAACCTTTCTGAAATTTGTTGTAGAAAGATATGATGCAATATGTTTTCCAACAGCTTCAAATGCAAAGAGCATACTGATTTATGAAATGTAATGCTCATTACAcataataaattaaaataacGTCAATCGTCGATTACTAGCTCCTATGATTCGAATACACATCAATTTAATCTCTTGCCTAACTGGTAAACTGTGAGTCTAAGTATCATACTTTCCACTAGAAATGAAGTGCATATGATGTTTTACAAGCAAATAGTCAAGAATTGACTTATTTGTGCCTTAGAGATATATAACATGTCCCCCTTTCCCAGGACTTAAGATAGTATCTACTGCACATGCCTTATGCCCTTATCAGAGTTTAGACAGTTTAAGGCTTAATTGTATAAAGAAGGCAATGACGAAAGACTATATGGAAGTCTATTGAAAGTAGAACCAATTCCATGGATTTGAATTAATGTAGAAATGAATTGGATTTAATGATAATATGTAGGAAGTGTAGTAAAGCGAATGTTATTATGGTTGTAACTGTAGCTCCAATATCATTTTGCTTAGCAAAAGCAAATACATATATTTTCTTCAGACCTCTAAAAGATAGAAGCTTCTTATATGTAAAACAGTTTACTTGCACTAAAAACTGGCATTACAATGATTTCTGCTATGATGCTACCACCTAGTTCATCTAGtcattaaggaaaaaaaaaaaaaggcaaatatCGTGGTCTGACTGCTGAGCAACAAATACAATACAACTCAAGATCTCACAAAAGTAAACAAACGTTAGATGTTTATCTGCAGTACTTACCTGGACAATCTTTTTGCAAATGCTGAAGCTCAGGCCCTTCTTAATTTCATTGCTGTTGTTCCTCCTACCATCATAATCAATCATCGATAATACTCCACTGGAATGAGAGGTTCCGTCACTAATCTCAAATTCGAACCTCACAGATACATACTTATCTGGCGTACCTGTTCTCCACATTTGTTGCAATTTATCATCCTGGCTCTCGGAACCACTCTCTAGAACAGCCCGAAAGATGACAGTTCCCTCTCCATTATAGGTGCTCAGAAGTGATCCAACCATATGCAAGATTACTTGGAAAGCCCTTCTTTCATCCCCCATCACCTGATTAGGCAATGAGCTCTGAACATCAACTTCAAACCTAAAGCCTTTGTACACACACAAGCACTTGGCAAGGCAAGAAGCTTCTTTGATCATAGAGTGAAGCTGAAAAGGCCTCATCTCTAGTGGGAACCTTCCATTATCTTTAGCTGACATCTCCATGACATCAGTTATCAAAGTGGAGAGAACATAGCTAGTTTTTACCATCGTGTCTACAATAATCCTTTGTTTCAAACTCATATTCTCAAATGTTGACAGCAAACCCAAAATGGAATGCATCGGCCTTCTCATTCCATTACTCATTACCTTCTGAAATGAGTACCTTGCTTGGCTGGCCATCATTGCATTCTTCTGAGCCTGTTGTAGTGCACGATTTTgttctctcagtttctctctcatTAGTTGAGACTCTTCAAGCACTGCAGCGTGGGATAGAGCCACCGCAACCTGGTCAGCCACGACTTCCACTATCTCCATTTCATGATAGCTCCAAACTCTAGATTCTGACATTGGAAGAACCAACACCAATATAGCATAAGGAGTATCAACTAACTGTGGTGTACCCCCTTTAAAATTCGAAACTCTAAGCATTGGCATCCGAATTGCTGCTACAGCACCACATTCGCTAGACTCACCACTACTTGCAGTTCCAAGTGCGGAATCAGGCCTCAGGATTCTTACCCTCTTGCTTTCTCTTATCTCCAACACATTTGGATCATTAATTGGGATAGTACGACTATAATTTCTCGAAGAACTCCCTTTCAACTCATGAGTCAGGTTCATCTCTGTCCTGTTCTCATTCGGCATCCAAACTGCACAGTTATGCAAGTCCAATGTCTTTGAAAGCTCAACGAGAGTTGTATACAATATGTTATGCTTATCAAGTGACTTTCTAATTTCCTGGGTCAGCATACGGACATGCCAACTCGCTTCCTTCTTTATCTTCATCATCCCAACCTCTTGGTCTAATTCCAACACATTCTGCCTCAAGAACAACTCTCTTACTTTAACTTTCAGAATAAGAGGGAAAAGAGTTAAAAGGGTTATTGCAGTTGCACACGAGACCAAGGCCGTGAGGAATTTGGAAATGGTGAGGGCAAGCATTAATTGGAAAGAGTGAGCACTATGAGGGCCATAATAAGTCCAAGCATTGAGCAAATGGGTCAATCCACAAAGGACTATAAACGCGATGAACTGAAGGAGGACCCATTTGAATGGAAAGTTTGAGCAGCTGACAAAATAAAGGAGCTCTATAGGGATCGAAAAATACGCTATTGCAATCAAGAAATCACTCACTCTTTGACACTCTAAAATGCTCTGAATGCTCCAAGAACCCTCatcatcacaattacaattcacaaaatcattaTCACTGGCTGAAACAGATACAGCCAAACAGGAAACTAACAACCCAAGAGCTACTGCTCTCAACATTGCAGCCAAGTGACTACTATTCACCATTTTTCAAAACTGATGAACTCAAATTCACttggaaaacaaaaacaaaaaaagatagagaaagGAACAGAAACCCACCAAGTATTTTGAAAACTCAATGCCATATTCTAAGATCTAAAAAAACCCACCTGGGTTTTCCAACAAAAACAGACATACCCACCTgcaaaaatttcaaaatcaaacCTACCCATCTCCCACAAAGGAAAACTCCAATTTCCTATCACTTTTCTCAATCTAAATTGCTCTCTAAGCTTTCCCTACACTATTTTCCAGCTACTTTTTTTCTGGGTTCTATCAACCCTTCAACAGAAACTAAAACAAGTGAAGAAATCCCAGATGATAACTTCAAccacaaaacacaaacaacaaCTGTGAAAAAACCAAAGCTTGCTTCTTTTGCTTatcaaaaacccaaaatgattgaaccaaaaaaaaagaagtaaaacaaaGTCAGAGAAAAAGtgaatagaagaagaagaaacacacCTCGTGCCTCCTGTGGCCAAAGCCCAGCTGCCCCAGCTCAAGTTTTTCAGTATCAaacaaatcaaaaacaaaactttAAAGTGTTTAAAGCAAAACCAGTCacttcaaaacaaaaaagactCAAACTTTGAGTCCCAGACTCTCTCAATCTGAACTAGCTACCACAAACCCAAGAGACCAAATAGACCTCTTAttagagaagaaaaagcaaatcaAAACCCAACTACAGGGGAGAGCTGACTCAGAAAGAGAGGGGGGTTTAACTTTTTAAAGGGGGAGAGTGGGACCCACTCGCGTCCGTGAAGAGAACCTAGACACTTTACTGTAATCAAATAATCTTCTTTCCCAAAAGGGTTTGGGCTTTCTCCACCGTCGGATGGTTTTGTTTGATCGTGCGGCGGGAAGCATAGGACTACGTGGCAAATTTGGCCGTTATACGGCGGTTAAGTACTGAGTCAACTCGGATGGAATGGTGTGTGGTGGGAAAATAAAACTTTGGGCAGG
This region includes:
- the LOC133719758 gene encoding protein EIN4; this translates as MVNSSHLAAMLRAVALGLLVSCLAVSVSASDNDFVNCNCDDEGSWSIQSILECQRVSDFLIAIAYFSIPIELLYFVSCSNFPFKWVLLQFIAFIVLCGLTHLLNAWTYYGPHSAHSFQLMLALTISKFLTALVSCATAITLLTLFPLILKVKVRELFLRQNVLELDQEVGMMKIKKEASWHVRMLTQEIRKSLDKHNILYTTLVELSKTLDLHNCAVWMPNENRTEMNLTHELKGSSSRNYSRTIPINDPNVLEIRESKRVRILRPDSALGTASSGESSECGAVAAIRMPMLRVSNFKGGTPQLVDTPYAILVLVLPMSESRVWSYHEMEIVEVVADQVAVALSHAAVLEESQLMREKLREQNRALQQAQKNAMMASQARYSFQKVMSNGMRRPMHSILGLLSTFENMSLKQRIIVDTMVKTSYVLSTLITDVMEMSAKDNGRFPLEMRPFQLHSMIKEASCLAKCLCVYKGFRFEVDVQSSLPNQVMGDERRAFQVILHMVGSLLSTYNGEGTVIFRAVLESGSESQDDKLQQMWRTGTPDKYVSVRFEFEISDGTSHSSGVLSMIDYDGRRNNSNEIKKGLSFSICKKIVQMMQGNIWMSMNPINLAESMNLVLRFQVLHSVGRAMYVAGNLLEQPNSNSEFRGLRVVVVDDDNVNRTVTAKLLQKLGCQVSTVSSGFECLSTLGSAENPFQVVVLDLHMPEMDGFEVAMRIRKFHNPNWPLIIALTASAEESVWEKCLQMGMNGLIRKPVILKGMSDELRRVLQRAGEGL